From a region of the Actinopolymorpha singaporensis genome:
- a CDS encoding glycosyltransferase family 2 protein: MSSTPDAPLRIAAVFLTMGDRPAELHRAIRSVSDQLGDPVEIVVVANGVPAPEVPDGVKVVTLPANAGIPGGRNAGLAAANADIVMFVDDDGWLPRPTTAERLRELFAADPRLGIVSFRIVDPESGVTQRRHVPRVRVGDPGESSEVTTFLGGAAAIRQAVFDDVGTFPAAFFYAHEETDLAWRALDAGWRIRYDADSVLCHPATSPTRHQTYFRLNARNRVWLAKRNLPKPVAVAYLATWVALTLARTRTLSGLSAWSTGLLEGLRTPCGRRKPIAWRTVWRMTRLGRPPLV; the protein is encoded by the coding sequence GCGACCGGCCGGCCGAGCTCCACCGGGCGATCCGCAGCGTCTCCGACCAGCTCGGCGATCCGGTCGAGATCGTGGTGGTGGCCAACGGAGTGCCCGCCCCGGAAGTGCCGGACGGTGTCAAGGTGGTGACCCTGCCGGCCAACGCCGGCATTCCGGGCGGGCGCAACGCCGGCCTGGCCGCGGCGAACGCCGACATCGTGATGTTCGTCGACGACGACGGGTGGCTTCCCCGGCCGACCACGGCCGAGCGGCTGCGCGAACTGTTCGCCGCGGACCCCCGGCTGGGCATCGTGTCGTTCCGCATCGTCGACCCCGAGTCCGGGGTGACCCAGCGCCGGCACGTGCCGCGGGTGCGCGTGGGCGACCCGGGCGAGTCGTCGGAGGTGACGACGTTCCTGGGCGGCGCCGCGGCCATCCGGCAGGCGGTCTTCGACGACGTGGGAACGTTCCCGGCGGCGTTCTTCTACGCCCACGAGGAGACCGACCTCGCCTGGCGTGCCCTGGACGCCGGCTGGCGGATCCGCTACGACGCCGACTCCGTGCTCTGCCACCCGGCGACGTCGCCGACCCGGCACCAGACGTACTTCCGGCTCAACGCCCGCAACCGCGTCTGGCTGGCCAAACGCAACCTCCCCAAACCGGTCGCGGTCGCCTATCTGGCCACCTGGGTGGCACTGACCCTGGCTCGTACGCGTACGCTCTCGGGGCTGAGCGCCTGGTCGACCGGCTTGCTGGAAGGCCTCCGCACCCCGTGCGGCAGGCGCAAACCGATCGCCTGGCGCACCGTGTGGCGCATGACCCGCCTGGGAAGGCCTCCACTGGTATGA
- a CDS encoding ABC transporter permease, with product MTTTTTSASPAELAAQYGLAPSSARPPLGDYVRQLWQRRHFITAFATSRTVTMYSGARLGQLWQVLTPLMNAAVYYLIFGVLFNTKHNIDNFTAFLVTGVFVMSFCTRSVTSGARAISGNLAMIRALHFPRATLPFSSTIVELQQMLVSMVVLCLIVLATGEPLTWSWLLVVPALALQTMFNIGLSLTMARIGATVPDISQLLPFITRVWLYFSGVFFLIPQRVHNPTMREIMMANPASVYIELVRDAFIERHDAPHHAWQLAVAWAIVGFVVGFWYFWGAEEKYGRG from the coding sequence GTGACCACCACCACGACCTCCGCCTCACCGGCCGAACTCGCCGCGCAGTACGGCCTGGCGCCCAGTTCGGCTCGTCCGCCGCTGGGTGACTACGTCCGGCAGCTGTGGCAGCGACGGCACTTCATCACCGCGTTCGCGACCTCGCGGACCGTGACGATGTACTCCGGAGCCCGCCTCGGCCAGCTCTGGCAGGTCCTCACGCCGCTTATGAACGCCGCGGTCTACTACCTGATCTTCGGCGTGCTGTTCAACACCAAGCACAACATCGACAACTTCACCGCGTTCCTGGTCACCGGCGTCTTCGTGATGTCGTTCTGCACGCGTTCGGTCACCTCCGGGGCCCGCGCGATCTCCGGAAACCTCGCCATGATCAGGGCGCTGCACTTCCCGCGGGCGACGCTGCCGTTCTCCTCCACGATCGTCGAGCTGCAGCAGATGCTGGTGTCGATGGTCGTGCTCTGCCTGATCGTGCTGGCTACCGGCGAGCCACTCACCTGGTCGTGGCTGCTGGTTGTCCCCGCGCTGGCGCTGCAGACGATGTTCAACATCGGGCTGAGCCTGACCATGGCCCGGATCGGCGCCACGGTCCCGGACATCAGCCAGCTGCTGCCGTTCATCACCCGCGTCTGGCTCTACTTCTCCGGCGTGTTCTTCCTGATCCCGCAGCGAGTACACAACCCCACGATGAGAGAGATCATGATGGCCAACCCGGCCTCGGTCTACATCGAGCTGGTCCGGGACGCGTTCATCGAACGCCACGACGCACCGCACCACGCCTGGCAGCTCGCCGTCGCCTGGGCGATCGTCGGGTTCGTGGTCGGGTTCTGGTACTTCTGGGGAGCCGAGGAGAAGTACGGCCGTGGCTGA